TGCCAATCTAGTCGCGTTGGCCGCCGGGTGGCCAGGCGGGGATGCGGCTCCTGGCACACCGCCGGCCGATGTGCTTACTTGTGGCCTCGTCCGCCCCCGTCCCGAACCGATCGCGAGCCCCGATGCCCTCCTTCCTCGCCCGCCTGCGCGCCTCGGGGCTCCGCGAACCCGGCGGCGGCAACCCCATCCTGGAGGGGCCGGTCGACCGGACCCTGCTGGGCCTGAGCGTGCCGATGATCATGGCCATGGTCCTGGTCACGGCCTTCGGGCTGGTGGACATGCTCTACCTGGGGCGCTACTCGCGCGAGGCGATGGCGGCGGTGTCGCTGTCGTTCCCGATCGCCTACCTGATCCACTCGGTCGCCGGCGCGCTCGGCCAGGGGGCGACCTCGCTGGTCTCGCGCCTGATCGGCGGCGGCGACGAGCGGCAGCTGCGCAACTTCCTCTGGCACGCCCTGATCGTGATCGGGATCTTCGCGGCGATCATCACGCCGCTGGGCCTGCTGCTGGCGCCCGCCGCGCTGCGTCGCATGGGTGCGGAGCCCGGCGTCACCGAGGGCGCGATCCTCTACACGCAGGTGGCGTTCGCCTCGTCGGTGTTCTCGCTGCTGCCGATGGTGCTCAACTCCCTGTTCCGCGGCGAGGGCGACACGATCTACCCGTTCAAGGTCATGGCCGTGGCGCTCGCGCTGAACGTCGTGCTGGACCCCCTGTTCATCTTCGGGCCGGGCCCGTTCCCCGAGATGGGCGTGGCCGGCGCGGCGGTGACCACGGCCGTCAGCTTCCTGTTCGCCTCGCTGATGGTGCTGCGCGAGCTGCGCAACCCCCGCCGCCGCGTGCGGTACGACCGCACCGCGTGGTCGTGGAGCCCCGCCCTGCTGCGCGGCTGGGCCAACGTGTCGGCGCCCGCCTTCGTGGCCAACCTGTCGATGCCGCTGTCGGCCTACGTGATCACCGACATGCTCACCGGGTACGGCACCGACGCCATCGCCGCCTTCGGCGCCGGCACGCGCCTGCTGAGCTTCGTGTTCCTGCCGACGCTCGGCATCTCGATGAGCATGATGATCATGGTCGGCCAGAACCACGGGGCCGGCCGCCGCGACCGGGTCCGCGAGACGACCCTGCTGACGCTGCGCTACGCCCTGATCCTCATGGGCGTCCTCTCGTTGCCCGTGATCCTGTTCCCGGCCTGGGCGCTGCGGATCTTCACGGACGAGCCGACGGTCATCGCCGCCGGCGTCGGGCTGGCCCGCTGGGTGACCCTGGCGCGGCCGATGCTCAGCATCGTGAACATCACGGCCTTCTGGTTCCACGCCCAGGGCAACGGGATGATGGGCATGCTGCCGAACTTCGGCATGCGCGTGCTGCTGGAACCGGCCGGCGTCTGGGTGGGCCTGAAGCTGGGCGCGCTGGGCGGCGGCTGGCT
This sequence is a window from bacterium. Protein-coding genes within it:
- a CDS encoding MATE family efflux transporter, translating into MPSFLARLRASGLREPGGGNPILEGPVDRTLLGLSVPMIMAMVLVTAFGLVDMLYLGRYSREAMAAVSLSFPIAYLIHSVAGALGQGATSLVSRLIGGGDERQLRNFLWHALIVIGIFAAIITPLGLLLAPAALRRMGAEPGVTEGAILYTQVAFASSVFSLLPMVLNSLFRGEGDTIYPFKVMAVALALNVVLDPLFIFGPGPFPEMGVAGAAVTTAVSFLFASLMVLRELRNPRRRVRYDRTAWSWSPALLRGWANVSAPAFVANLSMPLSAYVITDMLTGYGTDAIAAFGAGTRLLSFVFLPTLGISMSMMIMVGQNHGAGRRDRVRETTLLTLRYALILMGVLSLPVILFPAWALRIFTDEPTVIAAGVGLARWVTLARPMLSIVNITAFWFHAQGNGMMGMLPNFGMRVLLEPAGVWVGLKLGALGGGWLGMAAADLVGGVLCLALLFWRLGAYMRDAPAPVRPAIAPGAPSR